Proteins encoded within one genomic window of Streptomyces profundus:
- a CDS encoding glycosyltransferase translates to MVVPVSGAGTPVTVVMPTYNEATTLPRTAAALLALPLPGLRLLVVDDNSPDGTGEIADGLAKRHPERVEVLHRPAKSGLGRAYAAGLGHALRDGDARYLLQMDADGSHAVADVPRLLGAALSSGAGLVVGSRYVPGGRLAADWSAHRRLLSRWANRYLTAVLRGGPRDITAGFVLWRADTLRALGPAPARSVGYGFQVELKYAAVRAGCPVVEIPIGFAGRLDGASKLSAASQLEAALLPWRLLLGRPRGSASVPGRHPGRRALTRARRGPSGGAGVSRRLTEGS, encoded by the coding sequence ATGGTGGTGCCCGTGAGTGGGGCCGGGACTCCGGTGACGGTGGTGATGCCCACCTACAACGAGGCCACCACGCTGCCCAGGACCGCCGCCGCGCTGCTGGCCCTGCCGCTGCCGGGGCTGCGGCTGCTGGTCGTGGACGACAACAGCCCCGACGGCACCGGCGAGATCGCCGACGGCCTGGCCAAGCGTCACCCCGAGCGCGTCGAGGTGCTGCACCGGCCGGCCAAGAGCGGGCTCGGCCGCGCCTACGCCGCCGGCCTCGGGCACGCCCTCCGCGACGGCGACGCCCGCTATCTGCTCCAGATGGACGCCGACGGCAGCCATGCCGTGGCCGATGTCCCCCGGCTGCTGGGCGCCGCGCTGTCCAGCGGCGCCGGCCTCGTGGTCGGCAGCCGCTATGTGCCCGGCGGCCGGCTGGCCGCGGACTGGTCGGCGCACCGCAGGCTGCTCTCCCGCTGGGCCAACCGCTATCTGACCGCCGTGCTGCGCGGCGGGCCGCGCGATATCACCGCCGGCTTCGTGCTCTGGCGCGCCGACACCCTCAGGGCGCTGGGTCCGGCGCCGGCGCGCAGCGTCGGCTACGGCTTCCAGGTGGAGCTGAAGTACGCGGCGGTGCGCGCGGGTTGCCCGGTGGTGGAGATCCCCATCGGCTTCGCGGGGCGGCTCGACGGCGCCTCCAAGCTGTCGGCGGCCAGCCAACTGGAGGCGGCCCTGCTGCCCTGGCGCCTGCTGCTCGGCCGCCCGCGCGGGTCGGCCTCCGTCCCGGGCCGCCACCCCGGCCGCCGCGCCCTGACGCGGGCGCGCCGTGGTCCGTCGGGCGGTGCCGGCGTCAGTCGTAGGCTCACGGAAGGCAGCTGA
- a CDS encoding class I SAM-dependent methyltransferase: MSAHAHHHHPPHEAVDFDWDAAGAQLTRGAELHAVALRATARWLRGEQPAARRILDVGSGPGVVTALLADEFPGAEVVAVDGAPELLRLAERRALAAGLAERVRTRQAELPAGLAGIGGGFDLVWASLFVHHLGDQQHALGQLAAALRPGGSLALAEGGLPARFLPRDFGLGRPGLQERLDAAHAEWFQEMRAALPDAVAVPEDWPSMLTGAGLAPVARRTFLTELPAPLPADARAYLRERLSRQREHVGDRLSREDRSTLDALLDPEAASGILRRPDAFYLAASTVHVGRAG, encoded by the coding sequence GTGTCCGCACACGCGCACCACCACCATCCCCCGCACGAGGCCGTGGACTTCGACTGGGACGCGGCCGGCGCCCAGCTCACACGCGGTGCCGAACTGCACGCCGTCGCGCTGCGCGCGACCGCGCGCTGGCTGCGCGGCGAGCAGCCGGCCGCGCGGCGGATCCTGGATGTGGGCAGCGGCCCCGGCGTGGTCACCGCGCTGCTGGCCGACGAGTTCCCGGGCGCCGAGGTGGTGGCCGTGGACGGCGCCCCGGAGCTGCTGCGGCTCGCCGAGCGACGCGCGCTGGCGGCGGGTCTCGCCGAGCGGGTGCGCACCCGGCAGGCCGAGCTGCCGGCCGGGCTGGCCGGGATCGGGGGCGGCTTCGACCTGGTCTGGGCGAGCCTCTTCGTCCACCATCTGGGGGACCAGCAGCACGCGTTGGGGCAGCTGGCCGCCGCCCTGCGGCCCGGTGGCTCGCTGGCGCTGGCCGAGGGCGGGCTGCCCGCGCGCTTCCTGCCCAGGGACTTCGGCCTGGGCCGGCCCGGCCTCCAGGAGCGGCTGGACGCGGCGCACGCCGAGTGGTTCCAGGAGATGCGGGCGGCGCTGCCCGATGCCGTCGCCGTGCCCGAGGACTGGCCCTCGATGCTGACCGGCGCGGGTCTTGCCCCCGTCGCCCGCCGCACCTTCCTCACCGAGCTGCCCGCACCGCTCCCCGCCGACGCCCGGGCGTACCTGCGGGAACGGCTGAGCAGACAGCGCGAGCACGTGGGGGACCGGCTCTCCCGGGAGGACCGGTCCACGTTGGACGCCCTGCTGGACCCCGAGGCCGCCTCGGGCATCCTGCGTCGCCCCGACGCGTTCTATCTCGCCGCGAGCACCGTGCACGTCGGTCGCGCCGGCTGA
- a CDS encoding carbohydrate ABC transporter permease: protein MTAQVPDPAPTPASDAVGPPRRSVGNRLASLAAGSVVRVILVVIGVLWLLPTAGLLVSSFRDPRDIASTGWWEALTDPGQWTWSNYDSLLGNDTFTGSVWTTVAITVPATALVIGLAALAAYAFAWLDFPGRDWLFLVVVGLLVVPVQIALIPVARLFNTLGIFETTLGVVLFHSAFGLPFGIFLLRNFFSEIPRELLEAARLDGAGELRLFFKVVLPLGGPAIAALAIFQFMWVWNDMLVALIFADSGSPPMTLALQQEMRQFGSNFDVLAPGAFLTMLIPLAIFFAFQKQFVSGVMAGAVK, encoded by the coding sequence ATGACCGCACAAGTACCCGACCCGGCGCCCACCCCGGCGTCGGACGCCGTGGGCCCGCCCCGGCGTTCGGTGGGCAACCGTCTCGCCTCCCTCGCCGCCGGATCCGTGGTGCGGGTGATTCTGGTGGTGATCGGGGTGCTGTGGCTGCTGCCCACCGCCGGTCTGCTGGTCTCCTCGTTCCGCGATCCGCGCGATATCGCCTCCACCGGCTGGTGGGAGGCGTTGACCGATCCGGGCCAGTGGACCTGGTCCAACTACGACAGCCTGCTGGGCAACGACACCTTCACCGGCTCGGTGTGGACCACCGTGGCGATCACGGTGCCGGCCACCGCGCTGGTGATCGGGCTCGCCGCGCTGGCGGCCTACGCCTTCGCCTGGCTGGACTTCCCCGGCCGGGACTGGCTCTTCCTGGTGGTCGTGGGGCTGTTGGTCGTCCCCGTCCAGATCGCGTTGATCCCGGTGGCGCGGCTCTTCAACACGTTGGGCATCTTCGAGACCACGCTGGGCGTGGTGCTCTTCCACTCGGCCTTCGGGCTGCCCTTCGGGATCTTCCTGCTCCGCAACTTCTTCTCCGAGATCCCGCGCGAACTGCTGGAGGCGGCCCGGCTGGACGGGGCCGGCGAACTGCGGCTGTTCTTCAAGGTGGTGCTGCCGCTCGGCGGCCCGGCGATCGCCGCGCTGGCGATCTTCCAGTTCATGTGGGTCTGGAACGACATGCTGGTGGCGCTGATCTTCGCCGACTCGGGCTCGCCGCCGATGACGCTGGCGCTCCAGCAGGAGATGCGGCAGTTCGGCAGCAACTTCGACGTGCTGGCCCCCGGCGCCTTCCTGACCATGCTGATTCCGCTGGCGATCTTCTTCGCCTTCCAGAAGCAGTTCGTCTCCGGCGTGATGGCGGGCGCGGTGAAGTAG
- a CDS encoding carbohydrate ABC transporter permease gives MASGKAVIRARPWAVVCFLFPALLLLGALVVYPIGYSVQRSLFDASGDSFVGLDNFKEIFSDDGIRTALENTLIWIVVAPTVATALGLVFAVLTERIRWATVFKLIVFMPMAVSMLASGIIFRMVYEQDPDRGLANALATTVHDTFASSSSWPDAEPRPGGSLTVQDDGSYLLEETVSAGSPVLLPLVAVPQPKLSGAELAQEASSDPGQVTGTIWMDFTRGGEGVEGAIDPEERALSGIKVEALRDGEVVADTKTGDDGTFQLPAEADGAQLRLAADNFTAPYNGVEWLGPKVITPAIIASYVWMWAGFAMVLIAAGLASVPRETLEAARVDGANEWQVFRRITVPLLAPVLGVVAVTLMINVLKIFDLVYVIAPASSQADANVLALELYLSSFGAGANQGVGSAIAVFLLLLVVPVMIINLRRLRRENQR, from the coding sequence ATGGCATCCGGCAAGGCGGTGATCAGGGCACGCCCCTGGGCCGTGGTGTGCTTCCTGTTCCCGGCGCTGCTGCTGCTCGGCGCGCTGGTGGTGTACCCCATCGGGTACTCCGTGCAGCGCAGCCTGTTCGACGCGTCCGGCGACAGCTTCGTCGGCCTGGACAACTTCAAGGAGATATTCAGCGACGACGGCATCAGGACCGCGCTGGAGAACACCCTGATCTGGATCGTGGTGGCGCCGACGGTGGCCACCGCGCTGGGGCTGGTCTTCGCGGTGCTGACCGAACGCATCCGCTGGGCGACGGTCTTCAAGCTGATCGTCTTCATGCCGATGGCGGTCTCCATGCTGGCGTCCGGAATCATCTTCCGGATGGTCTACGAGCAGGACCCGGACCGGGGCCTGGCCAACGCGCTGGCGACGACGGTGCACGACACCTTCGCCAGCAGCTCCAGTTGGCCCGACGCCGAGCCGCGCCCCGGCGGATCGTTGACCGTCCAGGACGACGGTTCGTATCTGCTGGAGGAGACGGTGTCGGCCGGCAGCCCGGTGCTGCTGCCGCTGGTGGCGGTGCCCCAGCCGAAGCTGTCGGGCGCCGAGCTGGCCCAGGAGGCGTCGAGCGACCCGGGCCAGGTGACCGGCACCATCTGGATGGACTTCACCCGGGGCGGCGAAGGCGTCGAGGGCGCCATCGACCCGGAGGAGAGGGCCCTCTCCGGGATCAAGGTCGAGGCGCTGCGGGACGGCGAGGTGGTGGCCGACACCAAGACCGGTGACGACGGCACGTTCCAGCTGCCGGCCGAGGCGGATGGCGCGCAACTACGGCTGGCCGCCGACAACTTCACCGCCCCCTACAACGGCGTCGAATGGCTCGGGCCCAAGGTCATCACACCGGCGATCATCGCCAGCTATGTGTGGATGTGGGCCGGCTTCGCCATGGTGCTGATCGCCGCCGGCCTGGCCTCGGTGCCCAGGGAGACCCTGGAGGCGGCCCGGGTGGACGGCGCCAACGAGTGGCAGGTCTTCCGCCGGATCACGGTTCCGCTGCTGGCCCCGGTCCTGGGGGTGGTGGCGGTGACACTGATGATCAACGTGTTGAAGATCTTCGACCTGGTCTATGTGATCGCGCCCGCCTCGTCCCAGGCGGACGCCAACGTGCTGGCCCTTGAGCTGTATCTGTCCTCCTTCGGGGCCGGGGCGAACCAGGGCGTGGGCAGCGCGATCGCGGTGTTCCTGCTGCTGCTCGTGGTACCCGTGATGATCATCAATCTGCGCAGGCTGCGACGGGAGAACCAGCGGTGA
- a CDS encoding ABC transporter substrate-binding protein codes for MRGSGPGPGRRVTRVAAAVVATTALTLTACGSDGEGDRSDREATIELPDLSGQSLEVAAVWTGAERDNFVAVMDEFESRTGASVTVVPSSDNVSQFVGTKIEGGSPPDVVMVPQPGVLREFAEKGWLARLGDSTQAQLDANYTQGWHELASWEGDPYGVYVKAANKSLIWYSSTAFDYAGVPTPETWEEFVDTAWTVWESGTTPVSVAGADGWTLTDWFENVYLSQSGPEMYDRLAAHEIPWTDESVTDALTTLGELFGENRLLRGGANGSLGTDFPTSVTQTFINLTTPGAAMVFEADFVGSVITDSTDAVIGEDARVFPFPAVGAGDPPVVSAGDAAVAVSTDGQASEAQEALMTFLASTDAAAIWAEPGGFVSPNKSLEFDVYPNEVQRGIAEALIAAGDDFRFDMSDQTPAAFGGTTGQGMWQGLQNFLRDPDDIDGAQAYLESQAASAYGD; via the coding sequence ATGCGCGGTTCGGGCCCGGGCCCTGGCCGGAGAGTGACGCGGGTGGCAGCGGCGGTGGTGGCCACCACCGCGCTGACGCTGACAGCGTGCGGCAGCGACGGTGAGGGCGACCGTAGCGACAGAGAGGCCACCATCGAACTCCCTGACCTCAGTGGTCAGTCCCTGGAAGTGGCCGCGGTCTGGACAGGCGCGGAACGGGACAACTTCGTCGCGGTGATGGACGAGTTCGAAAGTCGAACGGGCGCCTCGGTCACCGTGGTGCCCAGCAGTGACAACGTCTCCCAGTTCGTCGGCACCAAGATCGAGGGCGGTTCGCCGCCCGACGTGGTGATGGTGCCGCAGCCGGGCGTGCTGCGGGAGTTCGCCGAGAAGGGGTGGCTGGCCAGGCTGGGCGATTCGACACAGGCCCAGCTGGACGCCAACTACACCCAGGGCTGGCACGAGCTGGCCTCCTGGGAGGGCGACCCGTACGGCGTCTATGTGAAGGCCGCCAACAAGTCCCTGATCTGGTACAGCTCCACCGCGTTCGACTACGCGGGGGTGCCGACCCCGGAGACCTGGGAGGAGTTCGTCGACACCGCCTGGACGGTGTGGGAGTCGGGCACCACGCCCGTCTCGGTCGCCGGCGCCGACGGTTGGACGTTGACCGACTGGTTCGAGAACGTCTATCTCTCCCAGTCGGGGCCGGAGATGTACGACCGGTTGGCGGCGCACGAGATCCCGTGGACCGACGAGAGCGTCACGGACGCGCTCACCACCCTCGGCGAACTCTTCGGCGAGAACCGGCTGTTGCGGGGCGGCGCGAACGGTTCGCTGGGGACCGACTTCCCCACCTCCGTCACCCAGACGTTCATCAACCTGACCACCCCGGGCGCCGCCATGGTCTTCGAGGCGGACTTCGTCGGCTCGGTGATCACCGACAGCACCGACGCGGTGATCGGTGAGGACGCCCGGGTGTTCCCGTTCCCCGCGGTCGGCGCCGGGGACCCCCCGGTGGTCAGCGCGGGTGACGCGGCCGTCGCGGTCTCGACGGACGGTCAGGCGAGCGAGGCGCAGGAGGCCCTGATGACGTTCCTGGCCTCCACCGACGCCGCCGCCATCTGGGCGGAGCCGGGCGGCTTCGTCTCACCGAACAAGTCGCTTGAGTTCGACGTGTACCCCAACGAGGTGCAGCGCGGCATCGCCGAGGCGCTCATCGCGGCGGGCGACGACTTCAGGTTCGACATGTCGGACCAGACCCCGGCCGCCTTCGGTGGCACCACCGGCCAGGGCATGTGGCAAGGACTACAGAACTTCCTGCGCGACCCCGACGACATCGACGGGGCCCAGGCATACCTGGAGTCCCAGGCAGCCAGCGCTTACGGCGACTGA
- a CDS encoding FHA domain-containing protein, with protein sequence MPIQIRLTVLGHGAAGGVDVAVAAPAGTPLSAVLGSLASAVAPGAASPGAVFCEDSRLDPRQSLLGEPPLVDGAVLSLHRPLEAPGVEPVPARLLVVSGPDAGGVHLLRGGTATIGRSADADIPLDDPDVSRLHCSLTLRPDGTVTVADLGSTNGTSVDGRPVRERPERVPPGGILRLGESALRVIAADGQEPPAVSAAPPAEAPAEPPRGGAAGRPQRRGGGLAGWARGRLAPSPEQTHITAAPPPVPAEPVDESRWPDLAAVLLMAVESGPRLWERGPAHPDAYAIRLGTAQSTGGGLPPVTVSLPAVGSLGLAGPRERVAGLARSVLAQLAALHPPSALELVALAPGRAEEWSWLGWLPHVKPLRGQDCRLLLGFDEEQVAARLAELAQLAATPAAAPRRRTVVLVDGALEGLAATALARLTLDGATAGIHLLCLAETPPATPESPVAETLEAAGAALPAFAGCGAVGLLSGAVATAVRVVGPDRRPGPPASADAVSRAWAERFARALAPLSEDTPGSPPSAPGTTPLPDSCRLLDVLELSRVTPGALRERWARGSELPLALGMGERGQVSVNLTELSAPLLIEGAARSGRTELLNALAASLAATLGPHELSLLLVEGAADGLRPSVELPQVASYLGATDPLRIRAFAQALRAELKRRALLLGESAFAAQELGGSQPPRAEPGADGAPPAEGRVISPRSGHEPGGWHGQEASVPEPPMRVPGSAPLPWLVVLVDDLPALLSPPLGAPGRQAAGSMLRVLEAARREGPRLGVRLVLAGGPPAAGDPLDLSAALRLTLTGTPPGRAELRTPDGARTPLQTGRVTGRIPRTATLRPTVTRLDWERVGDPPARRPVRELGNGPTDIALLASAATRAAQTPQTATATPV encoded by the coding sequence ATGCCGATTCAGATCAGGTTGACCGTTCTCGGACACGGCGCCGCCGGCGGCGTCGACGTCGCCGTCGCGGCCCCGGCCGGCACCCCGCTCTCCGCCGTTCTCGGCTCCCTGGCCAGCGCCGTCGCGCCCGGGGCCGCCTCCCCCGGCGCGGTCTTCTGCGAGGACAGCCGGCTGGATCCCCGGCAGAGCCTGCTCGGCGAACCACCTCTGGTGGACGGCGCCGTGCTCTCCCTGCACCGTCCGCTGGAGGCCCCTGGCGTCGAGCCGGTGCCGGCCAGGCTGCTGGTGGTCTCGGGGCCGGACGCCGGCGGCGTCCATCTGCTGCGCGGCGGCACGGCCACCATCGGCCGCTCCGCGGACGCGGACATCCCGCTGGACGATCCGGATGTCTCCCGGCTGCACTGCTCGCTCACGCTGCGCCCCGACGGCACGGTCACGGTCGCCGATCTCGGCTCGACCAACGGCACCTCGGTCGACGGGCGGCCGGTGCGGGAGCGGCCCGAGCGGGTGCCCCCCGGCGGGATACTGCGGCTCGGCGAGTCCGCGCTGCGCGTGATCGCCGCGGACGGCCAGGAGCCGCCGGCCGTGTCGGCCGCCCCGCCGGCCGAGGCCCCGGCGGAGCCGCCGAGGGGCGGCGCGGCCGGCCGGCCGCAGCGGCGCGGCGGCGGGCTGGCGGGCTGGGCGCGGGGGCGGCTGGCCCCCTCGCCCGAGCAGACCCACATCACGGCGGCCCCGCCGCCCGTCCCGGCGGAGCCGGTCGACGAGTCGCGTTGGCCGGATCTCGCGGCCGTGCTGCTGATGGCGGTCGAGTCGGGGCCCCGCCTCTGGGAGCGCGGTCCCGCCCATCCCGACGCCTACGCCATACGGCTGGGCACGGCGCAGAGCACGGGCGGCGGCCTGCCGCCGGTGACGGTGAGCCTGCCGGCGGTCGGCTCCCTCGGCCTGGCCGGGCCCAGGGAGCGGGTCGCGGGCCTCGCCCGCTCGGTGCTCGCCCAGCTGGCCGCCCTGCACCCGCCCAGCGCCCTGGAGTTGGTGGCGCTGGCCCCCGGCCGCGCCGAGGAGTGGTCCTGGCTCGGCTGGCTGCCCCATGTGAAGCCGCTGCGCGGCCAGGACTGCCGGTTGCTCCTCGGCTTCGACGAGGAGCAGGTGGCCGCCAGGCTGGCCGAGTTGGCCCAGCTGGCGGCCACGCCGGCCGCCGCCCCCAGGCGGCGCACGGTGGTGCTGGTCGACGGCGCGCTCGAAGGTCTCGCGGCCACGGCGCTGGCCCGGCTCACGCTGGACGGCGCTACCGCCGGCATCCATCTGCTCTGCCTGGCCGAGACGCCCCCGGCCACCCCCGAGTCCCCGGTGGCCGAAACGCTGGAGGCCGCCGGCGCCGCCCTCCCCGCCTTCGCGGGGTGCGGGGCGGTCGGGCTGCTCAGCGGCGCGGTGGCCACCGCGGTGCGGGTGGTCGGCCCCGATCGGCGCCCCGGCCCCCCGGCCAGCGCGGACGCGGTCTCCCGGGCCTGGGCCGAGCGCTTCGCCCGCGCCCTCGCCCCGCTCTCCGAGGACACCCCCGGCTCCCCGCCGAGCGCCCCCGGAACCACGCCGCTGCCCGACAGCTGCCGGCTGCTCGACGTGCTGGAGCTGTCCCGGGTCACCCCAGGCGCCCTGCGGGAGCGCTGGGCGCGAGGATCGGAGCTGCCGCTGGCCCTCGGCATGGGCGAGCGGGGTCAGGTTTCGGTCAATCTCACGGAGTTGAGCGCCCCGCTGCTGATCGAGGGCGCCGCCCGCTCGGGGCGCACCGAGCTGCTCAACGCGCTGGCCGCCTCGCTGGCGGCGACGCTGGGCCCGCACGAGCTGTCCCTGCTGCTGGTCGAGGGTGCGGCGGACGGGCTGCGCCCCTCAGTCGAGCTGCCGCAGGTCGCTTCCTATCTGGGCGCCACGGATCCGCTGCGCATCCGCGCCTTCGCGCAGGCGCTGCGCGCCGAGTTGAAGCGGCGGGCGCTGCTGCTGGGCGAGTCCGCGTTCGCCGCCCAGGAGTTGGGCGGCTCGCAGCCGCCGAGGGCCGAGCCGGGGGCGGACGGCGCCCCGCCTGCCGAGGGGCGGGTGATCTCCCCGAGGTCGGGCCACGAGCCGGGCGGCTGGCACGGCCAGGAGGCGTCCGTTCCCGAGCCGCCGATGCGGGTGCCAGGCAGCGCGCCGCTGCCCTGGCTGGTGGTGCTCGTCGACGATCTGCCCGCGCTGTTGTCGCCGCCGCTCGGCGCGCCGGGGCGGCAGGCCGCCGGCTCGATGCTCCGGGTGCTTGAGGCGGCGCGCCGGGAGGGCCCCCGTCTTGGCGTGCGCCTGGTGCTGGCCGGCGGCCCGCCGGCCGCCGGCGATCCGTTGGATCTGTCGGCAGCGCTGCGGCTGACGCTGACGGGAACACCACCGGGACGGGCCGAGCTGCGCACCCCGGACGGCGCCCGCACCCCGTTGCAGACCGGCCGGGTGACGGGGCGCATCCCCCGCACGGCCACGCTGCGCCCCACGGTCACCCGGCTGGACTGGGAGCGGGTCGGGGACCCACCGGCCCGCCGGCCAGTTCGCGAGCTGGGCAACGGCCCCACTGACATCGCCCTCCTGGCCAGCGCCGCCACCCGCGCCGCCCAAACCCCCCAGACCGCCACCGCCACCCCCGTCTGA
- a CDS encoding serine/threonine-protein kinase has protein sequence MRPVGSKYLLEEPLGRGATGTVWRGRQREAAGEDAAVAGQPGELVAVKVLKEELAHDPDVVMRFLRERSVLLRLSAANHGNIVRTRDLVVEGELIALVMDLIDGPDLHRYLYENGPLSPIGAALLTAQIADALAAAHGKGIVHRDLKPANVLLAGGQDGRPLRPMLTDFGIARLADSPGVTRAHEFVGTPSYVAPESAEGREQTSAVDVYGAGILLYELVSGQPPFGGSNTLQVLQRHISEQPRQPDGLPGPLWTVIDCCLRKSPDERPSAANLARALRTVAAGINENATPEQRNAALGVTALLLPDATPVKVPGTGISPPGSAEPTQVMPGGSGGAGPGDDAGGFGVDPNASTSLLPSAGSGEGGDPGLDTTRAMPTQGPASGQPADGPHPWGDQMRAARDRNEPTRVQPAQQAQDPLQRPPQRRPQRRPPQRPQPQRQEGYGYPAQQPPPQHYQQPQQYPQQQQYQRPAPPPYQEPPPRRAATPRDEREPRGRSRSANPMRIPGLGCLKGCLFMVLILVVIGFLVWNFTPLQDWIADGRSFWNTVTDWFEDAGEWLGLIDEASDNVSELQEDLP, from the coding sequence GTGCGGCCGGTAGGCAGCAAGTACCTGCTTGAGGAGCCGCTCGGGCGCGGTGCCACCGGCACCGTCTGGCGCGGTCGCCAGCGCGAGGCCGCCGGCGAGGACGCGGCGGTGGCCGGCCAGCCGGGCGAGCTGGTCGCGGTCAAGGTGCTCAAGGAGGAGCTGGCGCACGACCCGGACGTCGTGATGCGCTTCCTGCGGGAGCGCTCCGTCCTGCTGCGGCTGTCGGCGGCCAACCACGGCAACATCGTGCGCACCCGCGATCTGGTGGTCGAGGGCGAGCTGATAGCCCTGGTGATGGATCTGATCGACGGCCCCGACCTCCATCGCTACCTCTACGAGAACGGCCCGCTGAGCCCCATCGGCGCCGCCCTGCTGACCGCCCAGATCGCCGACGCGCTGGCCGCGGCGCACGGCAAGGGCATCGTCCACCGCGATCTCAAGCCGGCCAACGTGCTGCTCGCCGGCGGCCAGGACGGTCGTCCGCTGCGCCCGATGCTGACCGACTTCGGGATCGCCAGGCTCGCCGACTCCCCCGGGGTCACCCGGGCGCACGAGTTCGTCGGCACCCCGTCCTATGTGGCCCCCGAGTCGGCCGAGGGCCGCGAGCAGACGTCGGCCGTCGACGTCTACGGCGCCGGCATCCTGCTCTACGAGCTGGTCAGCGGGCAGCCCCCGTTCGGCGGTTCCAACACGCTCCAGGTGCTCCAGCGGCACATCAGCGAGCAGCCCAGGCAGCCCGACGGCCTGCCGGGTCCGCTGTGGACGGTCATCGACTGCTGCCTGCGGAAGTCCCCCGACGAGCGCCCCTCGGCGGCCAACCTCGCCCGCGCGCTGCGCACCGTCGCCGCCGGGATCAACGAGAACGCCACCCCCGAGCAGCGCAACGCGGCGCTCGGCGTCACCGCGCTGCTGCTGCCCGACGCCACCCCGGTCAAGGTCCCCGGCACCGGCATCAGCCCGCCCGGCTCCGCCGAGCCGACGCAGGTCATGCCCGGCGGCTCGGGCGGTGCCGGCCCGGGGGACGACGCCGGCGGCTTCGGCGTCGACCCCAACGCCTCGACCAGCCTGCTGCCCAGCGCCGGGAGCGGCGAGGGCGGGGATCCGGGGCTCGACACCACCCGCGCCATGCCCACCCAGGGGCCCGCGTCCGGGCAGCCGGCCGACGGCCCGCATCCCTGGGGGGACCAGATGCGCGCCGCCAGGGACCGCAACGAGCCGACCCGGGTGCAGCCGGCCCAGCAGGCGCAGGATCCGCTCCAGCGCCCGCCGCAGCGCCGTCCGCAGCGGCGCCCCCCGCAGCGGCCCCAGCCCCAGCGGCAGGAGGGCTACGGCTACCCGGCCCAGCAGCCGCCACCGCAGCACTACCAGCAGCCGCAGCAGTATCCGCAGCAACAGCAGTACCAGCGCCCGGCCCCGCCGCCCTATCAGGAGCCCCCGCCCCGGCGCGCGGCTACTCCGCGTGACGAGCGCGAGCCGCGCGGCCGGTCCCGCAGCGCCAACCCGATGCGGATCCCCGGGCTCGGCTGCCTCAAGGGCTGCCTGTTCATGGTGCTGATTCTCGTCGTGATCGGTTTTCTGGTCTGGAACTTCACCCCGCTCCAGGACTGGATCGCGGACGGCAGGAGTTTCTGGAACACCGTCACCGACTGGTTCGAGGACGCCGGGGAATGGCTCGGGCTCATCGACGAGGCGAGTGACAACGTCTCGGAGCTCCAGGAGGACCTCCCCTAA